Proteins co-encoded in one Victivallis lenta genomic window:
- a CDS encoding MGH1-like glycoside hydrolase domain-containing protein codes for MNSIRNTLFAWSGRREFIKTALEAIENTLDQLIRGEFDEKDGLFRGGACFQDGIAAYPDKLVSRQRKSGIIDCVYDQPRPEFLAGKGIGLPCKALSTNCLYLAAYEVADHMRKESGLPERWAKESSGLRNHINEKFWNDAAGTYRYLLDADDPNPARQEGLGHAFALLFGIAGGNREEKMIRNIHITPQGLPCVWPQYERYGGTKGVYARHSGVIWPQVCVAWCEALARAGYREMAFDEMMKLAEKAARDYIFSEIYHPETGLPYGGIQEDEARGIVEWLSCRRQTWCAGGFINMVLNVFPGVRYSPAGLAFSPYLPEGTDEITLSNFPYRQSRLNITVRRHTSNQLLVNGKESEMIDSEIKGANDITIKVKK; via the coding sequence GTGAACTCGATCCGCAATACATTGTTCGCATGGAGCGGAAGACGGGAATTTATCAAGACGGCGCTTGAAGCAATTGAAAATACCCTGGATCAATTGATTCGCGGCGAGTTTGACGAAAAAGACGGCCTGTTTCGCGGCGGAGCATGTTTTCAGGACGGAATTGCGGCATATCCCGACAAATTGGTATCCCGTCAGCGTAAAAGCGGCATTATCGATTGCGTTTACGATCAGCCCCGGCCGGAATTCCTTGCCGGCAAGGGGATTGGGCTTCCCTGCAAGGCGCTCTCCACCAATTGCCTGTATCTCGCGGCGTATGAAGTTGCGGATCATATGCGCAAAGAATCCGGATTGCCGGAACGCTGGGCAAAAGAAAGTTCCGGGCTGCGGAATCATATCAATGAAAAGTTCTGGAATGACGCGGCGGGAACTTACCGCTATCTGCTCGATGCGGATGATCCGAATCCAGCCCGGCAGGAGGGCCTCGGGCATGCTTTCGCGCTCTTGTTCGGGATCGCCGGCGGGAATCGCGAAGAAAAAATGATCCGCAATATCCACATCACTCCTCAAGGGCTGCCGTGCGTCTGGCCGCAATATGAAAGGTATGGCGGCACGAAAGGTGTTTATGCCAGGCATTCCGGGGTGATATGGCCCCAGGTCTGCGTCGCCTGGTGCGAAGCTCTTGCCCGGGCGGGATACCGCGAAATGGCTTTTGACGAAATGATGAAGCTGGCGGAAAAAGCCGCCCGCGATTATATCTTTTCTGAAATCTATCATCCGGAAACCGGATTGCCTTATGGCGGAATTCAGGAAGACGAGGCAAGGGGAATAGTCGAATGGCTGTCATGCCGCCGCCAGACCTGGTGTGCCGGCGGATTCATCAATATGGTTTTGAACGTTTTTCCGGGAGTCCGATATTCGCCTGCCGGTTTGGCTTTCTCGCCATACCTGCCGGAAGGAACCGATGAAATCACATTATCGAATTTTCCCTACCGCCAAAGCCGCCTGAATATAACGGTCAGGCGGCACACAAGCAATCAGTTGCTGGTCAATGGAAAAGAATCGGAAATGATCGACTCTGAAATCAAAGGTGCAAACGATATCACAATCAAGGTGAAAAAATGA